CAGCACATCGAGAAGCTCGACAGGGTCGTTAATCGCGGCGGGGATAAGAAGTTGAAACCGGAATATGTGAGTGTTCAGTTAACATGGCTGGTCATGGCATCGGTATCGGctttaaaaaatctttcttaGCGACGATTAACCTCAATGGAAATCAGCCGTGTACGcagatattaatatagtatCCAGGCGTGCACAAAACACAGGTGCACACTCTTTGCCTTCAGTCATAGTCAGAGACACCAATCCGACTTGAGCGGAAAGAAATTAGGCGTAGgaacaacggctttacgtggttTCCAAAACACGGGAGTAAAAATCCGCCAAATTCCTGACTTCAAGTTAGGACTACgtaattataacccaaaaacaaagtgtaatttttttaacacctTAGCACCGGCTTTATAGGCGGTCTGGACAACtggataaaatccgaaaaatagttaattttaatgtcttacattcgcgtgaacaaaggaatttaaaaattgaattatttaatttaaacaaaatagaaCCTCTCTcccattttgtatttataatcatCTACTTACTTCCAGGAAGCTCTGGCGAGGATCAAATCAATTTTGGTTGAAGAAAAGAAACATATTCGTTTTGGTGATTGGAGTGCTGCTGATGTAAGCACgtcaagtataataataaaaaagtaataagccAGCTGTGTCTGATATACAGTACAACACTCTGGGGCACAGGCTTCATTCACTACTGAGACAATTTAGACGTAGGCCACCATGCTGGACATAGGCTAAGTCCGAATTAAGCATTCAGATTTCTCTAACTATagattaatttcattatattttaatatatatttctttttattatagattGAAGTGCTCAACAAATATCTGTTCCTGACATCAAAACCAGCATTGTACCTTGTGAACTTATCCGAGAAGGACTATATCCGAAAAAAGAATAAGTGGTATGTTTACATTCTTTCTCATAGTATAGTAACAATAGACGCTGCAGAGCGATGCAGCAGACAGGGTAACCAATCTGATCGACAGGTTCTAGGTTTGATTTCCGGCCCgacaatacttaatatttagacAAAGCATTCATTACTAGGTGGTGCGTTTGTGCTATTattgctttgtaattaaatttatggaGGGTGTTCGTTATGATTATAGGTTGTCGTATCGATCGGTTTGGTGGTCTCGTCAATTAGAggtattgattttgtttttttcttacaGGCTTCCAAAACTTAAAGAGTGGATTGACAAAAATGATCCCGGCGCGCTCCTTATTCCCTTCTCTGGAGTGTTAGAAAACAAACTGCTTGAGATGGAACCTGCTGAGAAAGAGGCATTCTTAAAAGAACACAATATTACCAGgtaaatacaaataactatagaatttctaatattttttgtatcatttCAAATTTGAgtgaaaacaatgttttttttattagagtaagaagttaatattttatttatgtataacatttatattttttcacagcGCTCTAGACAAAATCATCATACAAGGCTATAAAGCCCTGCAGCTAGAATACTTCTTCACCGCCGGACCGGATGAAGTCAAAGCATGGACTATTcaggtttatatttataatatataaaaaagacgaGTACTTTTTCCAAAGACTGGACGCGAGGGCTTGTTTTTCTCAATTGTCATTGTATATGCTTGCTTACTGCTACTTCAATACATATGGAAAGTGAGGTCTCCTATATTGTAGACAAACCACATACAtacttctaaaaaaaacatggaccatttctttttttactttcttttaCAGAAAGGTACTAAAGCGCCCCAAGCCGCGGGAAGAATTCACACAGACTTCGAGAAAGGTTTCATCATGGCTGAGGTGATGCATTACAAAGACTTCAAAGAGGAAGGCACTGAGGCTGCCTGCAAGGCCGCTGGCAAATATAGGCAACAAGGTATTGGCACATTTCGTATTTTGGTAAATTCATGTAGTTAAACATGCTACTATGCTTTACTTActcaatttgtattaaaaacattttgaaaatgtatGCACTTTAtgatcaaaatttaaataatcaattcCAGTAATCTGTTCTGCGCCTGCGCATTGAACTTCTTTACAATACTGCCTAATTTCTTATCCAGGCCGAAATTACGTTGTTGAAGACGGCGACATCATTTTCTTTAAGTTCAACGCTGGTGCCGGTTTAAAAGATGCTAAGAAGAAATGACGTGACAAGGTACTCTTGCTTTTGGTACATCTGTTGTACCTCAACCTTGTTCTTTATACTCTGCTACACGtcgcttaaataaaataagattttttacataattaaatttatttatgaaataaggatggcctttaatattatatgatttaacTGAACAGCTTGTTGATGTTTGTGTAATGTAgtttatttgaattgtaaatttGGATTGAAACCTAATTATAGAACTTCGACAAACTCTTCAATTCTTTTCACATGTTCCTGCTCCGAGTGATCTCTTGTGTCCGAGAACATTTTCTCCaaaatggtttttatttgcttaagacaacgttttaaatttatttgcgaCAACACCCCTTGCTCTGTCACCGGCGCTAACTTCTCCTTGTCTTTTTCTGATTTTTGGaaaatgttctttaaaatataagacaTTGCTTGTGTAACGGCTTCTTCCCACtcctgaaataaattaaattattatgaaatagcAGCATAAcctatgtaattataattatgttgtaaTACCTGTGTATGTTATAATACTTATCTGGTGGTCTTCGTAAATAGAATTTAATGACATCATTTCTTCaatgagtttaattttaaaactgtccCGTGTAGCGTGCTTCAGTAAATATATGACTAACTGGCCGATCGTAGTCAAAGTGCTCCCCGCTCTAAAACATATTGAGAGGATTCATACAAGATATCGTAAACAGCACTTTTACAAGgatactattaaattataagttcGGACAGTGTACGAAGCTACCTTCCTACGAAGGACGTAACCGGTAATTATAAGAATGAATTCCAGGGGATTTTATAAGAGAACCTTATATCTTCAAAATCACGTGATCATGACTTTAAATATGATAAGTATCTAAATTTTCGATCTAGCTTTTGCTGCGTAACgacttaaaatgaaataaactgaCACATAGTATGACGAAACAATTATAGTCAACAACGATGGTCATCAGTGCCGACCTTAACCGaagtgaaaacaaaaaaaattgatgcGAGGCCCTGTGTGGAGCAAAAaatacactggtggtaggtctcatatgtgagagtccgcctgggtaggtaccactgaaatgtctatttctgcgcCCTAGCAGCcatgtgtagtcattgttgtgttccggtttgaagaacattgtagccagtgtaactactcgacataataagacttaacatctcattacttaggatggcgagcgccgtggaatatcaaataatacttcgtaattcaaggtgttggatggtatttctactgttatgggcggtcgtatcgcttactaccaggcgagcggcaagctcCTTTCGTCattagaagcaataaaaaaaaatgacgcaAGCCCCTGGTTGCAGCAAAATAAACTGACTCGAGGCCCAGACCGGCGCAATATAAAGCTTCCCGTTTTCAACAATTTCGTAGATAAGATACTAAAAACAAGGTCCTCCAAGGCTCCATCGCACCGCGCGGGGCCTCTATAATCATGAGGCTCAAGGCGGTCAACCGTCACCGGTGCGCGGACTCATTCCGCAAAATCTATAGGTACGATACAATTAAAGTTGTCAAACAGTTGACTAGTTTATTTTGGCAAAGAGGTAAGGGTTAACGTGTTAGGGGAGGAATAATTAAAGCTTGATAGATACAAAACAATCCGAAACATCAGAAATTTTAAAGCTAGACGGCAAAGTCACTCAAATACCTGTATGATAAGGACTCGATTCAACGGTGGTTCATGACAAAATATGGCGGAATGTTGATGGAAAAATTCTCGTGAAACCGATTTTCATCGTAAGAAAAgttctatattaataatattatagttacagACATTATTATATGGTTTTGATGCAAATcaaatatgtcaaaaatattataattgggaTTGCCCcacatacatataatttatcgAATTTAGTAAACATACCTGCAAACTGTTTCTTTGCACTGTATGATTTCGTAAACTGTGTTAATTATCCTTTTATGTGTATCTCTCATGAGGAACTCCAATGCATCACAATCACCAGGAGGCAACGATCCGTACTGTACCAGTAGTTTCTTTTGTACTAGAGTAAACTGCCTTTGAAGTACTTCCAATTCTTCCTACAAAATTAGCAATAAGAATTGATGGATGCAGTAACGAATATGAAGCAACGATAGTGTTTATTCGCGTATGACGCTTGTTTTGGTACCTCTAAGCTGTTTAATTTCACCCGTTCCTTGGCGTGAGTTTCTATACTCTTCAGAAATTTTTGTAAAAGACTTTTAATAAATTCCTGATCATAGACTAGTTGAAAACTAAAATCTTTTACACCCATCCGTTTATAATGGTCAGTCAATCTTAAAAGCAAGTGATCTAACATCGTGGTTATTTCAGTGAAGTTGTCAGCTTCCATAATATATTGATTCTCACTTAGTCGTATCTTTGCTATTTTCTTTGTTGATCTGTATTCAAACGTTATAACATCCGAAGACCCACATAACTTTGTTAATTCTTCTTCTGTAAAGTCTGaaaaaagatgttattgttaattaacgGTATTACGCACCACAAGTTTTTATATCTACCATCAAAACTATTTATACCTGTAAATATTTGCGTAAACTGCACACACGATTGATTTGATTTCACAAACAGTTTTAATTGACAATTATTTGATACTTCTAGAACAGGTTTACAATAAAGGCTTAAAGGCAATAAAACCTGTCGTGTTAAAACGGCTATTTTACCCGTCGGATTAATGATCgtgaataaaatttttacacGAGTATCGGATATATCAGCATCGCTTGTTAAAAATACTTGGGTCTCTATAATTTCGGTGCCATTTACGCCATCCAAACAAACAGTGGACTCCGAACACGTGAACGGTGAAAAACAATCGTAATTAATTTGGATGCTTTGAATTTGTTTCGGATCATTGCAGGTGAGCATCACTATAATAGGGCACATCAATAAATGCAAAGCCTCTTCTTTAGTAAattcttgaaataaattttgaaccGGTTTGCCAACGTctgcatttatattaattatttggtcTATCAACGAGAATCCGTGATCAGGATctgaaaaagaatatttatccTGTGCAGTAATAGTGTCAATAGCTTTAgaaggtatatttatattatttgataacgATTAACGGTACCTTCACTTTCTAAAATCTTCTGTAATTCCTCTTCCACTACTTCTAATTCTTCTTGTACTTGTTGCGGATCAAATGGCTCATTAATTAAAAGAGAAGCGTTACTATTCAGATCAGGTTCAGTACCCAAATAACAAACGGTAATTTTGCTATTTCGAGAAAGGGTTACTAGGCCTCCGGGTAGACCCTTCAAATAACATCGTGTTATTGAAACTGGTGGATATAATAAATCACACGACCACAATAATGTCGTGCTCTCGTAAATAAACAGCTTCGAGTCTTCTGACGCTACCATAACTAACAAACGAGCCGTTGGTTCTGTAAGGGAAAGTTACTTAGCATAAGATTCATGTGAGATGCATATTACTTCAATTTTATTGGCACCTTACCGTAATACCATCCAATAAGATATGCAGAAATGCAAATgggaataaaatcaaatttaatcatATATTTCATGAGACCATTGTCTTGAAAACAGTATAGATGTCTTTCACCAAGGGCCACGATGCTTGAGAAGTTACTGCTAGACTggaataaaatgaaaagaagGAAGTAGGTAAACTGGAATTTAATTTCACATCAAGTAACAAGCTTaagagaatatttataaaactaaaattatttcaaccTGTATGACTTGAATGCGTGAAATCTCTTCTCCCGCGTTATAAAACCATTGCGGAATATGCttcttatgttttaaatttaactcgCTAAATTCCCTCAGTTGTTGATAACTgaaattatgtatgtaagtgTCCTAAGTTGTTATGTAGGATGCTAAAATCATGACGtcactataaataaattttaaaacccaCCTATATACTTCTAATACCCAGGTTGACTTAGAGATCACAAATGAATCGCAATTTGCAATGTAAGCCACGGGAGTAGGTATAATGATATCATTGAAagtgcataaaaataaaaatgtgtcttGGTCGAAGAAACTTAAACTGCCATCAAGTGCCTGAACACATATAAAATCTCTAGATCTGATGTTTCCAAACGAACCATAGGTCAAACTATAAGATTTTCGGTTCAACGAATGATTCAATATTTGGTCTAGTGAATTTTGCTCGCCTGAAAAGAAAAGAAACAGTAATACGATCAGCTAAATATCATTAACAGCTCATAACAATTCATGGCGAATCTGAACTTAACCCAATGATGGACAATCTCGGTAACAATAATATGGTATTCATTAGTCATTAGCcattacttaataaatagaaaaaatttaAGGTTTGTCCTTTAAATTGGCTAAGTAGTATTGATGGTTAATATTTGCGTTAGACCTAAATTCGCGCGACAGTTAAATTTATTGCAAGTTCGTAAGTGAATAATAAACCTccttaattacttaataattagaTGAGTAAGTGCTAAAAggacgaataaaatatattaccagcGTCAGTGTGTCCTTCTTTCTGTCTTAAATGGTAAATTGCGTAACTTCTCGGATGTAACACTATTATTTGCCGATCTTCAACGCCGCTAGAAAGAAGTAAAAAAGTAACTTGTACTTATTATCTGAATTTATTAGTAGTCAGAGCTATATGTAGTCTCACCTTATGAATTTGCCGGTACCAATTTGTATGACAGAATCATTCAACTCCGTCTCTAAAAGGGTTTGTGATACATCTTGTTCTACATtcggtttgtatatttttatttgtcttccTTCACCTACCAAAATGCAATCACTTTCACTATGACCGATGAATTTATCTACTGCTAGACAATCAATGTTTTGAATTCCCGCATTTGGTACATTGTTTTGAAGTTTCTCATTAGACCACCACTcctttactttaaatatagacATCCTTTTACTCTTATTTTGCTGCGTTAACACGTAATCAATTAGATAAGagtgtatttaaaatttgtctGTTACCACAGCAACGCAGTTaggaaaacaataaacattaggggaaataaaaagaatcatGGGACTAGTTCTAGTAGCTGCATACTTGGGCTGTATTTTGAACAGTAATATTGTAGGTTTGATGTAAACAAcaatttatgtgaaattttcGATTCGTAAAGTTAGCCCTCAGCTGATCAGAATTGAAATTTGGGCCCGGTGCGGCGCCACATAGATAAGCATCCTGCGCGGCGCGACTGTTGGTTCTGCCTGCAAGTTTCATAttagatatgtattttttaatttcacttaattaacttttattataagGTAACAAAATCATTAGTGGCCCacttagtaaattttaataacatgatgaccaacacctcagtccgccccgtgaccaagaAGGATGCATGCATGAGAAAattgtacttaatataaaaaaaacggcaataaaatccgtaaaataattatatttcaatttcacTGGTAATTTAGATTGTGGAAAAAATCAGTCTTTTAAATTAGTCTTGAGAAAGGAAATAAAATCGATTATAGTCGTATAATCgactcagcagtgggcaagtatataatacagggctgatattattattattatattattaatcgactaaaaaattttgtttgtctttGGCACCATATCAATATTGTCCGTcactagttaaaaaaaatatatatcgaatGTTTTATTTGCTCGACTTGTCGcggtaaatttttattgtttgttttcgaGGATAATCTCGGTATAAATAAGTTGTACCTACGATTTGGATTTTTATAACGTTTATCATAAACATATCCAGTAAAGACCACCAAAACATATTCACAATGTCTGATGAAGAGCCTCAAAACAATGGAGCGCAAGAAGAACAAAGACCAAACGGCGGTGGTGATGAAGGCGACGCATGGGGGAGTCATGAATCTTCGCGTGTACGGCGCTACGCCAAGATGCCTGTCGACAGAAATGCGCCCTACTACAACATGGGCCACAAACATCGTGGTATGGCCATTATTTTCAATCATGAACATTTTGATATTCATAGTCTGAAGTCTCGCACTGGCACGAACGTGGACGGTGACAACTTGGCAAAAGTTCTCAAAGGTTTGGGATTTCGCGTTACCATGCTTCATAATTCGAAAGCCGAAGAGATAAATAAGTACATTCAGGAAATAGCTGACATGGACCATTCAGAAAATGATTGCTTGCTCGTCGCTGTGCTGACTCACGGAGAGCTGGGCATGTTGTACGCAAAAGATACTCATTACAAACCTGATAACTTGTGGTACTATTTTACTGCTGATAAGTGTCCCACACTTGCTGGTAAaccaaaactattttttatacaagcttGTCAAGGCGATAAACTTGATGGAGGTATTACACTCACAAATCGCACGGAAACTGATGGCTTGTCTTCAGCATCTTACAGAATTCCAATTCATGCTGATTTCCTCATTGTATTCTCTACTGTGCCAGGATACTATTCCTGGAGGAACACCACTCGAGGTTCTTGGTTCATGCAGGCTCTTTGTGAAGAGTTGCGCTACACAGGCACTGAGAGAGACATTCTTACTCTGTTAACCTTTGTTTGTCAGAAAGTGGCACTTGACTTTGAGTCTAACACCCCAGATTTACTGCCAATGCACCAACAGAAACAAGTGCCATGCATCACAAGCATGCTTACCCGTCTCCTTGTGTTCGGTAAAAAATAATGCcattatgataaattttatagtttttacctAGTGTTTAGgtactttaaaaacattttaaagcaatattaACAAAccagtgaaaaatattatgcaagtaATATTACCcaaaattattatgttgaaTTTAAAAACTAGTTGCAGTGATAACTATTGAGATTTTAATGTAGATGAATTATGCAAGAGTATTTTTTGTGAGTGAAAAATGAACTCTGCCACAAATATTAGTTAATActgttcataaaattttaattaatatattagtagtGAGGAATTGCaagtattacaattttaaagctTCAATTAGTAAATATGAACAAAATGTTGCATTTCCTTTGTTGTAACAATAGATTATCTAGTTACATTGGAGTTTTTTCATTACACAACgcacaaattaattattaggtGTATTTGTCCTGCCTGGGTATTGTAATCATTGTGTATGTATTTAAGGAAATTTATGctcaaagttaataaaaacttGTGATCTAAATATGGTGTGTTCCATATAAAAGACATGatttggttaaaataaaattctgtaGTATTGATGTTGtgtacttaaaataattctatgtcAAGGTGTGGATAGGAAAATGGTAAAATTAAAGCTTCATCACTgtcataaaattacatatcatGTAATATCTTTAATGTGCTTTACTTGTCCTGCATTTATAAGATTTAAAGACATGAATTACCTCAGATTTCTTACACTGCAATAACTCTTAACTAGTTAAGAATTACTGAGTTTGTTACCTAATCCACcatattttgttaagttttctatttagtttaatttagtacaattattttttccatCTCAATTACTTTCCTTAGAGTTCTCTTTGTTTTTAAAGTGAgaagaatttatatttgttttagtgaTGTATTACCATGTGTATTTGCCATTATTGAACAAATTGCCATTTTTTTGTATGCATTGTTAGTGCTTGGTGCATGTATTTGGAGTTATAATGCATGCCTACTTTATCCTTTCTGATTTTTgcataacattttacattataaaagtaTGTATTTAAGAATTTAGTCCATTAAAAGAATCTTAAAATTGATTCTCATTGGTGTGTATGTGATAATGGTAAtgactgattttgaaaattaatgtaAGGTTTCAAAATATCTGTGAGGAGTTATATAATAACAGTTAATATTGTTACCTGtatctgtttattataaatggtgccttgtgtaaaaatattgaagtttctatgaaatattaagtatgtattgGTACAGAGAACAATACCTCCTCATGGGTTTTTGATACATCTAAATGACGTATTTTTTTGAAGtccgtttatattttatgtacctaAGCAATAAATTGTCTCTTCCAATACGTACAACgcctattattttaatgtttcaagacataattataagtatttattatgtaccGTGTGGACCAGCCCACTGACTCAAATAACTGGACCCAAAGTCCCCTTTATCATCCCATTCCCTTCCATCCATCAGTACATGCACGATTCCATTGGAATTGTTGGTATTTGAGGGCAGTCGAATTGAActcatcaaattataaaaacacatctacgaaaacatatattttattcttaattaactTAGAGTGGAATACCGCGAGCTTTCTCTTTTAACTCCCAACAAAGATCCCAAAATTGACTTAATCTCTGCTCTTGGTTAGCACAGAAATATTTGAAGTCGCGCAGCATACGCATCTGGAATCCTTCGTCACCAGTTGCAGGAGTTTGTGCCCATTTCCATTTCTTTGATATCATGTGATTCCAGGACCAGAGGAAGCCCATCTGAAATATTGGTTTACACAAAGGATAGATTTTACCAGTATCTAATTTCAAAACCGGTGAATTAATTAATCATACTAAACTTTAgtcatatttctttaaatttagtAACGTCGGCAACTCAATGATTGCATTTTAATGAACAATAAAACGATATATTCAGTACAATAATAGTGTTAGTCACTACAGCCTCGGTTCGTTGTAACGTGGTTGACCGCTTTGCGGCGCGATAGCGTGAGATAACGTCTAGTAAAACGTAAATGCTCACCCGTCTACTATTATTGTAGTCGTTATTCTTCTCTCCGACGTGTCGAGATATATAAGCTTCGTGTGGACTAGGGACTGCTTCGGTGTGTACTGGATATCTAAACAAAATTTGCCACCGATTTCAATAATTGAtcactaattttgtttttatcaatcgATCCAATTAGAATATCAAGTTTTTTGACATACAAATTGCTTATTATGcttggtttattctcgggatcggatcaaagattaagattgggatcgacATTGAAATCTGTACATTGAGATTAGTGAATTTACAGAAcgaaaagttttatattttgcgCGTTTTTATTGGAATGGTCAAGTCTTCCTATTtcgaatataaatttttatatatacgtatacgaataaataaatgataacataaatatgaaaatataacgCGATAATGATTGCCCTTTTCATCGCTAATGTCAGAGGTCAAAGCTCTTTCGTGTACGAATAATTAACGGACAAAAGTCAccgttaaaaatatgtttacaacgAGTAAGTTTTTCATTACTCGTGAATTGTAAACATGTTATAGTATTTATGAGTACGAATCTAACTTTAAAATCtttgtgaaattgttttgaaaattcGTTGATTGATTAATGTGTTTCCAAGAAAATGTTATATATCGCCATGACTAAGCTATACCAGACAGGCACTTACCAAAAACGaaagatttttataagtttattatgaGTCATATTTAAAGAAACCTATGTTTTACTTGTGTTTTACGGAAAATTCCGATGATATCGttcaattaaatacttaaacacaatatataataaatactatctcATTCATACcacgtaattatttttagacatGCGACTTATTTAAAGGCttgacttataaaaaaaatacgtaatttaaatatattgcagCATTTCTCTAAATAACCCATTAACCTGCTCGCGTTCAGGGGTTTGCTGGCCGGTTTAGTCCTTGAAGATTTTTGTTCTGACTTCACTGTAGTCGGTATGAGGATGAACAT
This genomic window from Manduca sexta isolate Smith_Timp_Sample1 chromosome 17, JHU_Msex_v1.0, whole genome shotgun sequence contains:
- the LOC115443474 gene encoding obg-like ATPase 1, with amino-acid sequence MPPKKVEEPEKKPLIGRVGTNLKVGIVGVPNVGKSTFFNVLTKSQAAAENFPFCTIDPNESRVPVPDERFDYLCQYHKPASKVPAFLNVVDIAGLVRGAAEGQGLGNAFLSHIKACDAIFNLCRAFDDEDVIHVDGDVNPVRDLETIGEELRLKDEEQLMQHIEKLDRVVNRGGDKKLKPEYEALARIKSILVEEKKHIRFGDWSAADIEVLNKYLFLTSKPALYLVNLSEKDYIRKKNKWLPKLKEWIDKNDPGALLIPFSGVLENKLLEMEPAEKEAFLKEHNITSALDKIIIQGYKALQLEYFFTAGPDEVKAWTIQKGTKAPQAAGRIHTDFEKGFIMAEVMHYKDFKEEGTEAACKAAGKYRQQGRNYVVEDGDIIFFKFNAGAGLKDAKKK
- the LOC115443473 gene encoding protein PTHB1, with the translated sequence MSIFKVKEWWSNEKLQNNVPNAGIQNIDCLAVDKFIGHSESDCILVGEGRQIKIYKPNVEQDVSQTLLETELNDSVIQIGTGKFISGVEDRQIIVLHPRSYAIYHLRQKEGHTDAGEQNSLDQILNHSLNRKSYSLTYGSFGNIRSRDFICVQALDGSLSFFDQDTFLFLCTFNDIIIPTPVAYIANCDSFVISKSTWVLEVYSYQQLREFSELNLKHKKHIPQWFYNAGEEISRIQVIQSSSNFSSIVALGERHLYCFQDNGLMKYMIKFDFIPICISAYLIGWYYEPTARLLVMVASEDSKLFIYESTTLLWSCDLLYPPVSITRCYLKGLPGGLVTLSRNSKITVCYLGTEPDLNSNASLLINEPFDPQQVQEELEVVEEELQKILESEDPDHGFSLIDQIININADVGKPVQNLFQEFTKEEALHLLMCPIIVMLTCNDPKQIQSIQINYDCFSPFTCSESTVCLDGVNGTEIIETQVFLTSDADISDTRVKILFTIINPTGKIAVLTRQVLLPLSLYCKPVLEVSNNCQLKLFVKSNQSCVQFTQIFTDFTEEELTKLCGSSDVITFEYRSTKKIAKIRLSENQYIMEADNFTEITTMLDHLLLRLTDHYKRMGVKDFSFQLVYDQEFIKSLLQKFLKSIETHAKERVKLNSLEEELEVLQRQFTLVQKKLLVQYGSLPPGDCDALEFLMRDTHKRIINTVYEIIQCKETVCRAGSTLTTIGQLVIYLLKHATRDSFKIKLIEEMMSLNSIYEDHQEWEEAVTQAMSYILKNIFQKSEKDKEKLAPVTEQGVLSQINLKRCLKQIKTILEKMFSDTRDHSEQEHVKRIEEFVEVL
- the LOC115443475 gene encoding caspase-1; translation: MSDEEPQNNGAQEEQRPNGGGDEGDAWGSHESSRVRRYAKMPVDRNAPYYNMGHKHRGMAIIFNHEHFDIHSLKSRTGTNVDGDNLAKVLKGLGFRVTMLHNSKAEEINKYIQEIADMDHSENDCLLVAVLTHGELGMLYAKDTHYKPDNLWYYFTADKCPTLAGKPKLFFIQACQGDKLDGGITLTNRTETDGLSSASYRIPIHADFLIVFSTVPGYYSWRNTTRGSWFMQALCEELRYTGTERDILTLLTFVCQKVALDFESNTPDLLPMHQQKQVPCITSMLTRLLVFGKK